Part of the Triticum urartu cultivar G1812 chromosome 2, Tu2.1, whole genome shotgun sequence genome, GCATTCTGGGAACAAGACAAGACAGCCGAGGTAACACACCTTGCTGCATCAAAACAAAAAGCTCGTGCTGGTACTTTGATCCACCACGCGAAAATTATCTGATAGTATTAAACATAAAATTTAGCTGCAAACGAAGATCAAAACAGCATGCCATCCGGTTGGTACTTTGGTCCAAGAAATTTATCTGAGAATATGAACAGAAACTACACATTGCCTGCACAAAGGGCTAAGCTACAGACTGCCTGCAAATCAAACTCTACCCTAGACTGGATAGCCACAAGTGCCACAGCTTGAATTGACTAATAAAATCAAATCAAAGCTCTACACACAATTAGGATAGCCAATAGTACGCATTGACACACACTGGACCTGGTATCGTAACACCACATTCTGTACCAGCAATGGGACAATCTTCACACAGAAATGCAAGACCGAGAAAGGCATGTATCCCTGTAACACATCATCACATGGTGTTGCGTTTTCTCACCATGTTTGCCCACTTACAGCGATGAAAATGCATGTGAAGCACCGGTAGGAGGCAACGTAAATCAGCTAGCAAGCTTGAAGGCATCAATGAAGAGGCCATATGTGAAACCCATCTTGAAATTGTTGAGGAGCGCGACGGCGAAGGTAACCTTAGGCCGGCTGTAGTAGAACTTTGTCACGTACTCGGTCAGGAGCACACACACAACTGCTGCTATAACATCGTTCACGCCCAAAGCACCGAACGACAGGGATATTGTCTGTGCAACATAAAAGCCACCCAGTAGCGCGATGCCGCCGAAAAGAGCTCTCCTGGACCCGCTTTTGAAATAGTTTCTTGACAGCTCTGGGATGATTCGGATTATGTCAATCAGCCTTCTACGACCATCATTTCCCTGCAGGGCACGGACCT contains:
- the LOC125538833 gene encoding uncharacterized protein ycf20-like, translated to MACAPNYIAIGLANYGLYTGTRVLSPSYKNFPRKSSYKFLKVRALQGNDGRRRLIDIIRIIPELSRNYFKSGSRRALFGGIALLGGFYVAQTISLSFGALGVNDVIAAVVCVLLTEYVTKFYYSRPKVTFAVALLNNFKMGFTYGLFIDAFKLAS